The genomic interval GGACGCCGCGTCAATTTCGATGAGGTCGAGGAAGCGATTCTCGTTGACGGCTTTGCAATTTTCACATTCGTTGTCGGGACGTTTTGTCGGGTCGGGATTCGTGCAATTGACCGCCTTCGCCAACAGACGCGCGAGCGTGGTCTTCCCCGTTCCGCGCGAACCCGCGAAGAGATACGCGTGCGCGACGCGGTCTGCCGCGATGGCATTCTTCAGCGTGGTGACGACGTGGTCTTGTCCCAACACGGCGCCCCATTCTTGGGGTCGGTATTTTCGGTAGAGGGCTTGGGTCATTTTAGTAAGTCAGTTATCAGTGAATAGTGAGCAGTGATCAGTGCCGCAAGATTTATCTTGCGATTCAACTATTTAGCAATACGCAAGCGCAAAGTGAACTTTGCGGTACGAACACCGTCGCTTGCGATGTTAGCTTGGATTGTCTTCTTCGAGCGCGGCAATGTAACCTGCAATTGCCTCTTTGATGTTGGCAATCGCTTCTTCACGAGTCTCGCCCTGACTGATACATCCAGGCAGGCTCGGGCATTCCGCCACGAAATAACCATCTTCACCTGAGTAAACGATAACTTGTCTCATAGTTCACCTCTTACTGTTCTTGATACAAGGCTCTCACAAAATTTTTCTACTTACACGGTGGTTTCGATACGGGTCTCGCTAGCGCTCGACCCTACTCAACCACCGAGGTAACTACGGCACTTGATACACCGCTCTAACATTTCCACTTGGGTCGAGAAGTGCCGCTTCTTCGCCCGATTGCCAGACAGGTTCGGTCTCGCCCCAGTATAAATCAATGACCGTGTTCGTTCCAGCAATCGTGTGGACTTGCACCGCGCCACTGCTATTTAATGTGAGGTTCGGGAAGATGAAAATGTTTTTATCGGAGTCTTGCAATTGCCAGCCCGCTAAACTCAGCGACTCACTTCCCGCATTGCGGACGACAACCGATTCGGCAGTCAACGTCCCTGCGCCGACGATGCTGACGATCTCGACGGGGATATCCACGTTGGGGCTGAGGGTCGGCTGGGGAGTAGAGTCGCCTGAGGAAACTGGGGCAGGTTGAACCGGGGAAAGAGCCGCTTGTCGGTAATTGCGGTCGTACCAGAACAGAATCGCGCCGGTCACACAGGCAGAGATGAACACATTCAAAAGCAGGTATTGGACAAGTCGGCGGCGATCCATTGTGTTTGAATCATAGCACAGAAACCCGGCAAGTGAAATAAAAAATCCTGCGCCGTTGAAGGCGCAGGATTCATCTTGCCAGCCGATGCTAGGGTAGTTCGGTCATCTTGAAATCGTCGAATGAAACGTTCGTGCCGGAGGCTTGCTCGCCGCTCCATGCGAACAATGCCACATTGCCTGTGGTGTAGGTGGTGTCGACGACCGAGTCGATTTGCTTGCCGTCCACATACAATGTCAATGTTCCGTTACTGCCGCAGTCCGCGCCGATACGATAGGACGATGCGCCCGATGTGATCGCGTCGGAGGTCTGCCAGGTGTCATTGTTGGTGAGGAAGACGTCATCTTGCGCCACAGCCGATTTGCCGATGGCATATTGACCCGCGCCGGTGATGGCGAAGTAATACGAAACATCGGTGACCTGCATGTTGCAGATGATGCCAAACGCGCCGGTCGAATCGGTGGAGTTATTGTTGGCGGTCACTTCGATATGGGCGTTTTGATAATTCTCGGCGTTCGGGGTGCTCCACACAAAATACAGGTCGCGGATGATAAAGAAATTCAACGAGCCGCCAACGTATTCAACCGCGCTGTCGGAATCGGAACCGGTGCCCCATTGTTCGGAGGAAAAATCATCGCTCAAGATAACCTTCGGTCCGCCTCCAACTGATAATCCCTGACAAGCCAGCGCGGCAATGGCGAGCGCGGCAATCGCAAAAAGCATTCGTATATTTGGTTTCATTTCTCATTCTCCTTTGGAAATTAGATTGTGCGCTATTTTATCATTTCGCCCTTTCAGGACGATGGTACTTCGTGGGGACTCAACCGCGACTCATCGTCAGCGCGACCCAATCGCCCCTCTGCCGCCATTCGGTCATTCCCAGATGTTTTGCCTGCGCCGCCTCCAGGACGCTTTTCTTCTGCTCTTGCAGGATTCCGCTGAGGATGATCGAACCGCCAGCCTCGATCAGATCCGCCAGCCCCGCATCGAAGAGACGCACG from Candidatus Defluviilinea gracilis carries:
- a CDS encoding type II toxin-antitoxin system HicB family antitoxin; translated protein: MRQVIVYSGEDGYFVAECPSLPGCISQGETREEAIANIKEAIAGYIAALEEDNPS
- a CDS encoding lamin tail domain-containing protein yields the protein MDRRRLVQYLLLNVFISACVTGAILFWYDRNYRQAALSPVQPAPVSSGDSTPQPTLSPNVDIPVEIVSIVGAGTLTAESVVVRNAGSESLSLAGWQLQDSDKNIFIFPNLTLNSSGAVQVHTIAGTNTVIDLYWGETEPVWQSGEEAALLDPSGNVRAVYQVP